The Bacillus sp. BGMRC 2118 DNA segment ATTCCCTGCAACAGCTAGTGCTACAGGATTAAAGATTCAAACAATCGAAAATGGTGCTGAAGAAGTGGCGCAAATCGAACTTGAATTGACTGTTGTAGTAGACGATTTAGGGAATTTATATTACGAGGCAATCGTTCCTGAACTTGAGGACTCAACTGTTTCAACTCAATGGCACACACAATTTAATCGCGAACTAGTTGAAGCTATCGCTACACCATAAGAACTCACTCTTTAGTGGGTTCTTTTTTATTTATTTACGGGGAGGAAATTAAATGGGAAAGAAAATACATTCTGTAATTTTAAAGGACTCAAAGATAGTGGAATTAGAAGGTGAATTTCATCAGATATTCGAAAATGAAAATAGATATCCACTGTTTATTACCAACCATTCATTGAGACGCGGTAGAGACCTAGGCTTAATTGAATCTAGTTTAATATCCGACCTTGTTAAATTAGAACCGAGTATTAAATCAAAGAACAAAGACGCTGCTTCTAGGTCAGTTATTGAGGAGCTCTCAGAAGAAAAGATGCTCAATGTAATATATCTTGCCTTTTTAGGCGCCAATCCAAAAACAGAATTAAGCATTGATCAATTTGTAGAACGATACCACGGTGATTATCTCGAAACCACTTCGCTATATACAGAGATTATTAGTTCAGTTCTTCCTAGCCAAGATAGTAAATTTGCTAAGGGTTTAAACGAATCTACAAAAAAAACAAGTTCTAACGAAAAAAAGTAAAGCCTCCACAACTCATTTTTGAGAGTGTGGAGGATAGGTATGTTTGGTTTGTATTAGGTCAAGGTTTGGATTCAGATTTCTTTTGGCACGAACCTATTGCTAATGTAGAGCATGTTTTTCAAGGAGCGATTGCATTCAAAGGATGGAGTAATAATCCAATAACCACTTAGTAGGAGGTGAGAATGGATGGCTAAGAATGATGAAGTAAAAGTGACCGTCAAAGTCTTTAATCAGGACTTTAACAAAGGTATGCAAGAAATGAAAAATGAATCCAGTAAACTGAAACGTGAATTTCAACTCCAAGAAGAGCAAATGAAGAATACTGGAACTGAAACAGAAAAACTACAAGCGAAAGTTGAATACTTAGCTAAGCAACATCAACTTGCTTCAAGAAAAGTTGATGAGACTCGTGAGCAATATGAAAAGATAAAAACTCAATTCGGAGAAAATTCTAAAGCAGCAGACGATATGTTGAAAAAGTTGAATTACGCTCAAATTGAGGAAAGCAAGTTAGCAAATCAACTTTACGACACCAATAAGGCAATGGATCAACAAGGAAAAAGGGCAGAGGAGTTAGGAGATAAACTTTCTAATGCTGCTGATAAAATGGGGTCTGCTGGTCAGAACCTTACTGCTGGTATAACATTACCTATACTAGGAGTTGGGGTTGCTGCATTAACTAGTGCTGGAGAAGTTGAAGCGGCAACAAACAGAATACAAGCCTCGCTTGGTTTAACTGAGAAAGGTGCAGAAAACCTAGGCGAAGTCGCTCATCAACTATGGCTTAACGGTTTCGGTGAGGATATGAATGAGGCTAGTGAAGCTGTGGCTACTGTATTCAAAAATATGAGGACCGTTGGTGTTGATGAATTAGAGGAAATAACTAATTATGCATTTACACTTGCAGATGCTTTTGGAGCAGAGATTCCTGAAAGTACTAAGACTGCAAATCAACTTATTCAGACATTCGGTATTGATGCAAAGACTGCTTTTGACCTGATGACAACTGGTTTTCAGAATGGATTAGACTTCTCAGGTGAGTTTCTCAGTACCTTAAATGAATACGCTTCTCAATTTAGTGCATTAGGTTTTTCTGCTCAAGAAATGTACGGAGTCTTGCAAGCCGGAGCAGAGAGTGGTGCATTTAACTTAGATAAAGTTGGGGATGCCGTCAAAGAATTTAACATCAGAATTAAAGATGGTTCGAAAGCTACTTCTGATTCCATGGGATCATTAAGTAAAGACACTCAAAAACTTTGGCAAGACTTCCTTCAAGGGAAGGCTACCGGCGCTGAGACTATGCAAGCAATTATTGGCGAGTTGTCATCAATGGATGATAAGGTTAAGGCTGGTCAAATTGGCGTTGGGTTGTTTGGTACTCAGTGGGAAGACTTAGAAGCAGATGTAGTTGCAGCTATGGATACGTCGAATTATCATGTTGAAGAGTTCACTGGAGCAACCAAAGAAGCAAGTGATCAATTACAAGACAACTTTGGTACTAGAATTAGGAAGTCTTTACGAGGCTTGCAAGATGCATTACAGCCTATAGGAGAAATTCTTCTTGATATAGTTGAAAGTGCTTTACCTAAGATTCAGAAGATGTCTGAAGCCTTTTCTAATCTTAGCCCAATGGTTCAAAAGGTTATCCTTGTTATAGCTGGTATAGCTGCTGCCATTGGTCCATTATTAATGATAATCGGAATGTTAATTTCATCAATTACTACCATTGTGGGTGCATTAGCACCATTAATAGCATCAATAACCCAAGCTGGAGGAGTCATGGCACTCCTAACAAATCCAATTACCCTTGTTATTGCAGCAGTACTAGCTTTAATAGCTATCTTTGTGGCTTTATATAAAAACAATGAGGATTTCAGAAATAAAGTGAATGAGATTTGGGCGCAAATTCAAGCGAACTTCCAAATAGCACTAGCTTTCATTATGGGAATTGTTCAGACGGTCATGACTGCAGTTATGGCTTTTTTCAGTTCTGTCTTATCAGACATCAGATCGTTTTGGGATGAGAACGGAGCGCAGATCATTTCACTTGTTCAAAATTATTTCGGTATGGTTTGGTCATATATAGAAATGGTTATGGGTGTCATTAAAGGGATTTTCCAAGCGGTATGGCCAATTATAACTGGTGGTGTACAAGTAGCATGGGCACTTATAAAAGTTTCGATTCAAAACGCGATTGATATAATCCTCGGAGTCATTCAGTTTTTCTTAAAGATATTTAAAGGTGACTGGAAAGGTGCATTTGACACAATCAAAGAAACTGCAAAGAAAATCATGGATAATATCATTTCAACCTTTAAAAATATTGACCTTGTTCAAATAGGAAAAGACATTATTAACGGTCTAATCAATGGTATTGATTCCATGAAGGGTGCAGTCAAAAAGATGGTTTCTAAGCTTGCTGATAGCATTCCACAATGGGCGAAAGATGTTCTAGGAATTCATTCTCCATCAAGAGTCATGATCGAAGTTGGTGAAGACACGGGCGAAGGAGCTATTGTTGGATTAGAGAGGAAAGTTGCTGAGGCAAAACGAATTGCAGCAGAATTTGCTCAATCATTTATTCCAGAAACCTCAGTAACTTCTAAGTCTAATTATAGTAATAGTGTTTCCTTAGGTAAGGATCAAGTTGAATCTATTCAAAATGCTTTCAGTTCTGCCTTAAACCATTTGAACTATCAAATAAAAGGTGATGTGTTCATTGAGGGGAGAAGAGCAGGTGAGGTACTTGCGCCGTATGTTAGAGACACAAATGATTTTAACGATCAACGTCTAGGTGTATTTAGGAGGTGATAATATGCCAATTTTAGATGAGGACCATTTTTCTCTGAAGTATAACAACACTTTGTTAAGTCAATTTGTCTATATTGAAGACATCAGAGGACGTGGAATGATTGGTCAAGATGTTGAGCTTATAGAGATGCCGGGATTAGATAGATCATATGTATCTGGTACAAGAATCAGAGTTAGAGCCATAGAAGTTGATCTTGCCTTCTCTGAAATAAGCAGTATAGAGCTGAGGAAGGTTATAGAATTGGTAAATAGTATTCTTCTTACCAAAGAGGCAAAACCTTTAATCTTTGAGGATGAACTTGATAGGACATATCTAGCAATTACTAGCGGTATTAATGACACTTATGAGTTGGGTGGAATTCATAAAGCAACTATTACCTTCTTATGTCCTGATCCATACAAATACGGTGAAGAACAAAAAGTTCTACAACCAAAAACAATAAATGGAATTAAACAACCATTAGAACCGATTCTAATTTCTAATAATGGGACAGTTGAGTCAGACCCAGTTATCTCTGTAAAACTTAAAGGTGATACAACCTATGTAGCTGTCTATAAAGATGGTCAACTCAATATGGTGGGCAAACCGACAAAGGCTGATGAGACTCCTATACCACCAACAACTGAATTACTAAGAAGTCAGTGTGATAGTTTAGTAGGCTGGACGAAAGCTTCTAGTGTTGAAAGTGGACAAAATATAGGTACGATGATGACAGATGGTAATAGCTTCTATACGACGGATTACGGTAACATCCCCACAGGTTGGGGAGGCCCGGCAATTAAACGAAGCTTTGGTACAACTGTCAATGATTTTCAGTTTGATATTGGATTCTCACTAGCTGCAACTCCTGGCAAACAACAAGCTGGTGGTATTGAAGCAGCTCTATTAGATGTTAACAATCAGTTTATTGCAAAACTCAATATAACTAAGCATTATGGTGGAATCGATTCCTATTATATAAAAGTTCGTGCAGGAAACGGTTTGAATAGTTATGATGTGGTTCCTGAATCAGGTTCTGCAATTATTAATGCGAAAACATTATCAGGAATACTTCGACTAACCAGAATTGGTACCGTTTGGGAAGCAAAAGTCTATTTGTTAGAGGGAAGTACATTTAAGTTACACCTAACTAGTAAATGGACAGATTCTACTAATACTGCTTCAGAAGCAATTTCACAAGTGCAAGTTCAATTGTGGAAACGTGGTGGATTCTCAGTAATAGGTCAAAAGATTGATGATATCGTATTGAGACGGATTAATAATGTTCTTGTTAATCAAGTTCCTTATATCGGTAAAACAGGGGATATTATAGAGTTTGACCACTCATCGGATATCATTAGAAGGAATGGGATTGAGATTACTAAGGAGAAAGCATTTATCGGAGAGTATTTCTCCATTGATTCAGGACAGAATACCTTAGTTATTGAACCAATCGACGTAATTGAACAAGTCGAAGTGAGGTGGAAACCCAAATGGCGCTAGTTCATATTCTAGATAAGCAAACAGATGAAATCGTAGGTGCATTAAGTGTTAAAAAGGCTGAATACCAGGAAGCCATTCGAAGAGATAGCTTGGAGGGTAGTAACACATTTGATTTTATAGTCAATTCTAACCTAAAAAAGGCTAGTTTATTAGAAAAAAGAAACCGTCTACTCATACAAGATGAGGACGGTTTTTTTCGTGAGTATATTATAAATTACGCAAAACAATATAAGAGAAATGAAAAGTTTATTCAGTCAGATTCTAGTTATATAGATTTAGCGAAGGCAAAGGTAATCGAACCACAGACTCTCGAAGGAGCTACACCTTCAACATCAATGAATTTTGCATTGTTGGGTACAGAGTGGAAACCAGGTGACATCGACTTTACTTTTATCAGAACAGTTAACATAGAAAATTATACCAATCCTTTATCTTTACTAAGAATAATAGCTTCAACGTTTGGTTTAGAGCTGCGATTTCGCATTGCAGTAGAAGGAAATAAAGTTTCAGGCCGCTATGTGGATTTAGTAAAACAACAAGCAGGATTCGAAGGGAAAGAGATTAACTTTGGTAAGGATCTAATTGGTGTCTCGAGAATAGAAGACAGCAGTCGAATTGTAACTGCATTACTGGGTATTGGTCCTGAACGCGATGACGGAACCCGGTTGACCGTATTTGTGGAGAATCAAGAAGCATATAACCGATGGGCAAGAAACGGACAGCATCTCATAGAATCCTATGAAGTTGAATCCTCTGACAAGGAAATGAACTTAAATCGATTGACCGAGCTTACAGCCAATGAACTAGAGAAACGAATTGATTCTATCGTCTCATATGAGTGTGAAGCAGTAAGCATCGAACACGTTTTTGGATATTCACATGAGAAAATTCGTAATGGTCAGACAGTAAGAATTAAAGATGATGGATACAATCCTCCTCTATATCTTGAAGCTAGAATTCAAGAAACCGAAGTTGATCAAATTACTAAGAAGGTATTAAAGTTCAAGATTGGCAACTTCATTGAATACAAGAAAGAAGACTTAGAGAATCAGGTAAAGTTATTAAAACAAATGATGAGTGAAAAACTCTCTAAGCTTATTCTAGCTTCAGTAACCTCGAGTGCAGGTACCATGTTTAAGAATGGTACTGGCTCAACAACTTTAACAGCAAACACTTTTTTAAATGGGAATGAAGTAGACCTGCACGGCACGATCTATAATTATATTTGGTCAAGGTACGACAAAAACGGAGTAGAAGACAATACCTTCAATGAGGTTAGCAAGTCAATCACTGTAAATAGCTCAGATATCGATGAGAAGAGCGTTTATACAGTTGAGGTAGCAATCGATGCTAAGACTACGAACCTATCACAAATCACTATTACAAACGTTTACGACGGCTCAGACGGTGAACAAGGTCCAATAGGTCCAAAAGGAGATACAGGCGCACAGGGGCCACAAGGACCAAAAGGGGACCAAGGTATACAAGGATTGCAGGGGCCAAAAGGTGATCAAGGAATTCAAGGTCCAATAGGTAAAGACGGGCTACCATCATACACCCATATTGCTTATGCAGATAGTGAAGACGGAACATTAAACTTTTCAGTAAGTGATTCTAATAGATTGTATATTGGTATGTATGTAGACAACGTAGCTGCAGACTCTACTACACCTTCAAAGTATAAATGGACTTTAGTTAAGGGTGCTAAAGGAGATCAAGGTACACCTGGCCAACCTGGAGAAGATGGTCAAACACCCTATTTACATGTTGCCTATGCAACAAACGCAACAGGTACTACAGGATTCTCCACTACCGATTCAGTAGGAAAAACATATATAGGTCAATACACTGATTTTGTACAAGCAGATTCAACCGATCCAAGTAAGTATTCATGGACTCTTATTAAGGGCGAGAAAGGTGCTGACGGTAAGGACGGGGTTACTACCTACACTTGGATCAAGTATGCTGATGATCAGAACGGAAACGGTATGTCCGATTTTCCTGAGGGTAAGCGATATTTAGGATTAGCCTACAATAAGACAACTGCAACCGAGAGTACTACTGCTACAGAATATAGTTGGTCACCTTTATATGACAACGTAGTTGTGGGTGGGAGAAACTTATTGAAGGATAGCAGGACTGATGAAATTTATTCAAACAATCATACTTTATACCCTGTATCAAACGAAATAATTACTGAGGGTGAAAGTAAATTTGTCAGAATTAGGAGGACTAACACTACTGTAAATCCTACTATATTTTCTTTGTACAATAGTCTACCTAAAAGTCAGTTAGTTTCTGATGAATTGGGAGGAAAACAAGTAGTAATATCCATGAAAATTCGTGCTAGCCATGATACGGATATGAGATTACATGGTAGAACATATAATCCTACTTTTGATTTTCCCTCTCACAATAAATCGTTCCCTGTAACTACTGAATGGACACCCATAACTGAGGTTATCTCTGTATTTCCCACACTAGAAGATAACGGTGGGATAAGGTTTTCACCCCTTACTGTCAATATTCCTAGTGGTATGATTGACAGTTTCTATATAGACCTAAAGGAATGGCAAATAGAAATAGGGAATGTAGGCACAGACTGGAAACCAGCTATAGAGGATAAAGAGAACCTATACACATGGATAAAGTATGCAACCTCTATTAGCGGTGCTAATATGTCTGACGATCCTACTGGTAAAGACTATATGGGTATCGCTTATAACAAAAGCACTCCAACTAAAAGCACAGTAGCCAGTGACTATACATGGTCACTTTTCAGAGGTCCTCAGGGGCAACAAGGTCCTAAAGGTGATACGGGATCACAAGGTCCAATTGGCCCTCAAGGTCCTGCTGGTACGAGTGTATCATCGGTCACTGAATATTATTTAGCTTCGTCATCCGCAACAGGGGTTACAAGCTCTACTTCGGGTTGGTCTACTACGATGCAATCCATATCTACCACTAACAAGTATTTATGGAA contains these protein-coding regions:
- a CDS encoding phage tail tape measure protein, with the translated sequence MAKNDEVKVTVKVFNQDFNKGMQEMKNESSKLKREFQLQEEQMKNTGTETEKLQAKVEYLAKQHQLASRKVDETREQYEKIKTQFGENSKAADDMLKKLNYAQIEESKLANQLYDTNKAMDQQGKRAEELGDKLSNAADKMGSAGQNLTAGITLPILGVGVAALTSAGEVEAATNRIQASLGLTEKGAENLGEVAHQLWLNGFGEDMNEASEAVATVFKNMRTVGVDELEEITNYAFTLADAFGAEIPESTKTANQLIQTFGIDAKTAFDLMTTGFQNGLDFSGEFLSTLNEYASQFSALGFSAQEMYGVLQAGAESGAFNLDKVGDAVKEFNIRIKDGSKATSDSMGSLSKDTQKLWQDFLQGKATGAETMQAIIGELSSMDDKVKAGQIGVGLFGTQWEDLEADVVAAMDTSNYHVEEFTGATKEASDQLQDNFGTRIRKSLRGLQDALQPIGEILLDIVESALPKIQKMSEAFSNLSPMVQKVILVIAGIAAAIGPLLMIIGMLISSITTIVGALAPLIASITQAGGVMALLTNPITLVIAAVLALIAIFVALYKNNEDFRNKVNEIWAQIQANFQIALAFIMGIVQTVMTAVMAFFSSVLSDIRSFWDENGAQIISLVQNYFGMVWSYIEMVMGVIKGIFQAVWPIITGGVQVAWALIKVSIQNAIDIILGVIQFFLKIFKGDWKGAFDTIKETAKKIMDNIISTFKNIDLVQIGKDIINGLINGIDSMKGAVKKMVSKLADSIPQWAKDVLGIHSPSRVMIEVGEDTGEGAIVGLERKVAEAKRIAAEFAQSFIPETSVTSKSNYSNSVSLGKDQVESIQNAFSSALNHLNYQIKGDVFIEGRRAGEVLAPYVRDTNDFNDQRLGVFRR
- a CDS encoding phage tail family protein, whose translation is MPILDEDHFSLKYNNTLLSQFVYIEDIRGRGMIGQDVELIEMPGLDRSYVSGTRIRVRAIEVDLAFSEISSIELRKVIELVNSILLTKEAKPLIFEDELDRTYLAITSGINDTYELGGIHKATITFLCPDPYKYGEEQKVLQPKTINGIKQPLEPILISNNGTVESDPVISVKLKGDTTYVAVYKDGQLNMVGKPTKADETPIPPTTELLRSQCDSLVGWTKASSVESGQNIGTMMTDGNSFYTTDYGNIPTGWGGPAIKRSFGTTVNDFQFDIGFSLAATPGKQQAGGIEAALLDVNNQFIAKLNITKHYGGIDSYYIKVRAGNGLNSYDVVPESGSAIINAKTLSGILRLTRIGTVWEAKVYLLEGSTFKLHLTSKWTDSTNTASEAISQVQVQLWKRGGFSVIGQKIDDIVLRRINNVLVNQVPYIGKTGDIIEFDHSSDIIRRNGIEITKEKAFIGEYFSIDSGQNTLVIEPIDVIEQVEVRWKPKWR